One part of the Truepera radiovictrix DSM 17093 genome encodes these proteins:
- a CDS encoding GNAT family N-acetyltransferase, whose protein sequence is MRPLPDRCGGRAETELGYRWARHAWGQGYATEAARAVLEHGFRNLGLRRVVARIDPANGASLRVARKLGMRFEREVRLAGYTHPDHLYVTDRLHSDLTAAARSAAT, encoded by the coding sequence CTGCGGCCTCTTCCTGACAGATGTGGGGGGCGCGCTGAGACTGAACTCGGCTACCGCTGGGCCCGGCACGCCTGGGGCCAGGGCTACGCCACCGAAGCTGCGCGCGCCGTGCTCGAGCACGGTTTTCGCAACCTTGGGTTGAGGCGCGTCGTGGCGAGGATCGATCCGGCCAACGGCGCCTCCCTCCGGGTCGCTCGTAAGTTGGGGATGCGGTTTGAACGGGAGGTGAGGCTTGCGGGTTATACGCACCCCGACCATCTCTACGTCACCGACCGGCTCCACTCTGACCTCACCGCGGCGGCTCGCAGCGCCGCTACGTAG
- a CDS encoding GNAT family N-acetyltransferase, whose protein sequence is MVIAETSRLTLRYVVIDDAHALEKVFGDPEVMRFSEKGARSAAWVRGWLGLCLEHHYPTWGHGPYSLVEKRSGEIIG, encoded by the coding sequence ATGGTCATCGCTGAAACCTCCCGACTGACCCTGCGCTACGTCGTGATAGACGACGCTCACGCCCTCGAAAAGGTGTTCGGCGACCCAGAGGTGATGCGCTTTAGCGAAAAGGGAGCGCGATCGGCCGCTTGGGTGCGCGGTTGGTTGGGGCTCTGCCTCGAGCACCACTACCCGACCTGGGGTCACGGCCCCTACAGCCTCGTCGAAAAGCGTTCGGGCGAGATCATAGGCTAG
- the cysK gene encoding cysteine synthase A: protein MADAYPMTALPPKRLDAYVGNTPVVKLSRVVTPDMAEVWIKLEGHNPAGSIKDRTALGMILDAEERGILTPGSGQRIVEPTSGNTGIGLAFIAALRGYRCTIVLPDTMSEERKRTLRAYGAELVLTPGEERMQGAIPRAREIAEATGAWMPNQFDNPANPRYHYRVTGPEFWAQLQGRVDAFVWASGTGGSISGVGRFFKEQNPKVEVYAVEPARSAVINGHERGQHKFQGMGPGFIPGNLDVDLLDGAIMVWEEDAFPLVRRLAREEGLFVGMSSGATVWAALEKARALGPGKVVVCMAADTGARYVSTELFAEE from the coding sequence ATGGCTGACGCCTATCCCATGACCGCCTTACCACCCAAGCGGCTCGACGCCTATGTGGGGAACACCCCCGTGGTCAAGCTCAGCCGCGTCGTAACGCCCGACATGGCCGAGGTGTGGATCAAGCTCGAGGGCCACAACCCGGCTGGCTCCATCAAAGACCGCACCGCGCTCGGCATGATCCTAGACGCCGAGGAGCGGGGCATCCTCACCCCGGGCAGCGGCCAGCGGATCGTCGAACCCACGAGCGGCAACACGGGCATCGGCCTCGCCTTTATCGCCGCGCTGCGCGGCTACCGCTGCACCATCGTCTTGCCCGACACCATGAGCGAAGAGCGCAAGCGCACCCTGAGAGCCTACGGCGCCGAGCTCGTCTTGACCCCCGGTGAGGAGCGGATGCAGGGGGCGATCCCGAGAGCCCGCGAGATCGCCGAGGCGACCGGGGCGTGGATGCCCAACCAGTTTGACAACCCCGCCAACCCGCGCTACCACTACCGCGTCACCGGCCCCGAGTTCTGGGCGCAGCTGCAGGGCCGCGTCGACGCGTTTGTGTGGGCGTCGGGGACGGGTGGCAGCATCAGCGGGGTGGGGCGCTTTTTCAAGGAGCAAAACCCCAAGGTCGAGGTGTACGCCGTCGAACCGGCGCGCAGCGCGGTGATTAACGGCCACGAGCGCGGCCAGCACAAGTTTCAGGGGATGGGACCGGGGTTTATCCCCGGTAACCTGGACGTCGACCTGCTAGACGGCGCCATCATGGTCTGGGAGGAGGACGCTTTCCCGCTCGTGCGGCGGCTTGCCCGCGAAGAGGGGTTGTTCGTCGGCATGTCGAGCGGCGCGACGGTGTGGGCGGCGCTCGAAAAGGCGCGCGCGTTGGGGCCGGGCAAGGTGGTGGTCTGCATGGCGGCGGACACGGGGGCGCGCTACGTGAGTACGGAGCTCTTCGCTGAAGAGTAG
- a CDS encoding DegV family protein: MLAIITDSTCDLPAEELEQLGVRRVPLYVNFKGGVYRDWLEITPKDIIEGVQAGAPIPSTSQPSPQDFTDAYDAAKAEGADEILCITISSGLSGTYASATLAAERPDIKVHVFDSRAASLGIAMMVKRAVALRDAGAGIDAILAELERLRAQALLRFTVGTLDFLKKNGRIGGARALLGSLLNVKPILSVTDGKVSPVGRARGSKKATKMMLDDLEALQKQGTPVVYFLHIQDPGAAQALREELRARNVPFEDGGTYEIGAVIATHVGPGTYGFYAYPAPPA, translated from the coding sequence ATGCTCGCCATTATTACCGACTCGACGTGCGACCTACCCGCCGAGGAGCTCGAGCAGCTCGGCGTGCGGCGCGTGCCGCTCTACGTCAACTTCAAAGGGGGGGTGTACCGCGACTGGCTCGAGATCACCCCCAAAGACATCATCGAGGGGGTGCAAGCGGGCGCGCCGATCCCGAGCACCAGCCAACCGAGCCCGCAGGACTTTACCGACGCCTACGACGCCGCCAAAGCCGAAGGGGCCGACGAGATCCTCTGCATCACCATCTCGAGCGGGCTTTCGGGCACCTACGCCTCGGCGACCCTCGCCGCCGAACGCCCCGACATCAAGGTGCACGTCTTCGACTCGCGAGCGGCGAGCTTGGGCATCGCCATGATGGTTAAGCGCGCGGTCGCCCTGCGCGACGCGGGCGCGGGGATCGACGCGATCTTGGCCGAGCTCGAGCGCCTGCGCGCGCAGGCGCTTTTGCGCTTTACCGTCGGCACGCTCGACTTCCTCAAGAAAAACGGCCGCATCGGGGGGGCGCGGGCGCTCCTCGGCAGCCTCCTCAACGTCAAACCCATCTTGTCGGTCACCGACGGCAAGGTCTCGCCGGTCGGGCGCGCGCGGGGGAGCAAAAAGGCCACCAAGATGATGCTCGACGACCTCGAGGCGCTCCAAAAGCAGGGGACGCCGGTCGTCTACTTTCTGCATATCCAAGACCCCGGGGCGGCCCAAGCGCTCCGCGAGGAGCTGCGGGCGCGCAACGTCCCCTTCGAGGACGGCGGCACCTACGAGATCGGCGCGGTGATCGCCACCCACGTCGGCCCCGGCACCTACGGCTTCTACGCCTACCCGGCGCCGCCAGCGTAA
- a CDS encoding YifB family Mg chelatase-like AAA ATPase has product MFAQLTSATTLGVNAFAVQVEVDVSGGLPGMLIVGLPDAAVQESRERVRAAVRNAGLPFPASRIVVNLAPADVRKEGPMFDLPIALAVLLAQGVIPQSALDRTLVAGELALDGSLRPVRGAINLALYAAQAGVTRLLLPPASAPEAAAVGEIAVYAPATLAQTVAFLTGELPLAPVAPEASEPAPPPLDLFDIKGQSAAKRALEVAAAGAHNLLLTGPPGSGKTMLARRLPGLLPPLTREGAIEVTRIHSAAGLHCGGLVHAPPFRSPHHTVSDAGLIGGGSVPRPGEVSLAHRGVLFMDEFPEFSRRALEVLRQPLEDGVVTISRARAALTFPARFMLVAAQNPCPCGFYGDPQRSCSCAPGARQRYRERLSGPLLDRIDLRLSVPRLAPEELLRAPPGEPSARVRERVVAARTRALERQGVPNAELGGAALRRHAALGASAVAFAQTLAKQLGLSGRGFDRLLRVARTVADLAGASQLEEAHLAEAAAYRA; this is encoded by the coding sequence GTGTTTGCTCAGCTCACCTCTGCTACCACCCTAGGCGTCAACGCCTTCGCCGTTCAGGTCGAGGTCGACGTCTCGGGGGGGCTCCCCGGCATGCTCATCGTGGGGCTGCCCGATGCCGCCGTGCAGGAGTCGCGCGAACGGGTGCGCGCGGCGGTGCGCAACGCCGGGCTCCCCTTCCCCGCGTCGCGCATCGTGGTCAACCTGGCCCCCGCCGACGTCCGCAAAGAGGGGCCAATGTTCGACCTGCCGATCGCGCTCGCGGTGCTGCTCGCCCAGGGCGTCATCCCGCAGAGCGCCCTCGACAGGACGCTCGTCGCGGGTGAGCTCGCCCTCGACGGCTCGCTGCGGCCCGTGCGCGGCGCCATCAACCTGGCGCTCTACGCCGCCCAAGCGGGGGTCACGCGCCTGCTTCTGCCCCCCGCGAGCGCCCCCGAAGCGGCCGCCGTCGGGGAGATTGCGGTCTACGCGCCCGCCACGCTCGCCCAAACGGTCGCCTTTCTCACCGGTGAGCTGCCGCTAGCACCCGTCGCCCCCGAGGCTTCCGAACCCGCCCCGCCCCCCCTCGATCTTTTCGACATCAAGGGCCAGAGCGCCGCCAAACGCGCCCTCGAGGTCGCCGCCGCGGGCGCTCACAACCTGCTCCTTACGGGGCCGCCGGGGAGCGGCAAGACGATGCTCGCGCGGCGGCTCCCCGGGCTCCTGCCGCCGCTCACGCGCGAGGGTGCTATTGAGGTGACCCGCATCCACTCGGCGGCGGGGCTGCACTGCGGCGGGCTCGTCCACGCCCCCCCCTTTCGCAGCCCGCACCACACCGTCTCGGACGCCGGCCTCATCGGCGGGGGGAGCGTCCCGCGCCCCGGCGAGGTCTCCTTGGCGCACCGCGGCGTCCTCTTTATGGACGAGTTCCCCGAATTTTCGCGGCGGGCTCTAGAGGTTCTGCGCCAACCCCTCGAGGACGGCGTCGTCACCATTAGCCGCGCCCGCGCCGCGCTCACCTTCCCCGCGCGGTTTATGCTCGTCGCCGCCCAGAACCCCTGCCCCTGCGGCTTTTACGGCGACCCGCAGCGGAGCTGCTCGTGCGCCCCCGGAGCGCGCCAACGCTACCGCGAACGCCTCAGCGGGCCGCTTCTAGACCGCATCGACCTGCGCCTCAGCGTCCCGCGGCTCGCCCCCGAAGAGCTGCTGCGCGCCCCGCCGGGCGAACCGAGCGCGCGGGTGCGGGAGCGGGTGGTGGCGGCGCGCACGCGCGCGCTCGAACGCCAAGGGGTGCCCAACGCCGAACTCGGCGGCGCGGCGCTCCGCCGGCACGCCGCTTTAGGCGCGAGCGCGGTGGCGTTCGCGCAGACGCTCGCCAAGCAGCTCGGCCTCTCCGGACGCGGCTTCGACCGGCTTTTGCGCGTCGCGCGCACCGTCGCCGACCTCGCCGGCGCTAGCCAGCTCGAGGAGGCGCACCTCGCCGAGGCGGCTGCGTACCGCGCCTAG
- the coxB gene encoding cytochrome c oxidase subunit II, with amino-acid sequence MERLRRPQRGLWGAVLLAGLLSGCAIDGPQSIFNHAGPIARAQGELFIYIFWFAVGVFAVVTAALVYTVVRYRRRGDDTVPEQVHGVAWLEALWTAAPAVILVLIGVPTVSLIFATERRIEPTEADLHVNVTGYQWWWQFEYPELGITTANELHIPTHRRIVLHLHSGDVLHSFWVPRLAGKRDLIPNQDNQLWFIAEEPGTYYGQCAELCLGAHAYMRFRVIASDEASFRAWAADFQGAAQTVAQTLGAEAAAGRELFKTKGCATCHAVAGYAEGQKGPDLTHFGQRTTLAAGWVENTPENLAAWLRDPQAIKPGNYMPTLWAPDDPNRDAEIAALVAYLHSLGRKGEQQAQR; translated from the coding sequence GTGGAACGATTGAGGCGGCCCCAAAGGGGCCTGTGGGGAGCCGTTCTCCTGGCAGGGCTCCTCAGCGGTTGCGCCATCGACGGTCCGCAGTCCATTTTCAACCACGCCGGACCGATCGCGCGCGCGCAAGGGGAGCTCTTTATCTATATCTTCTGGTTTGCCGTCGGCGTCTTTGCCGTCGTCACCGCCGCCCTCGTCTACACCGTGGTGCGTTACCGCAGGCGCGGCGACGACACGGTGCCCGAGCAGGTTCACGGTGTCGCGTGGCTCGAGGCGCTCTGGACCGCCGCCCCCGCGGTGATCCTGGTGCTCATCGGGGTGCCGACCGTGTCACTCATCTTCGCCACGGAGCGCCGCATCGAACCCACCGAGGCGGACCTGCACGTCAACGTCACCGGCTACCAGTGGTGGTGGCAGTTCGAGTACCCCGAGCTGGGCATCACCACCGCCAACGAGCTCCACATCCCGACCCATCGCCGCATCGTCTTACACCTCCATTCGGGGGACGTGTTGCACTCGTTTTGGGTGCCGCGCCTAGCGGGCAAACGCGACCTCATCCCCAACCAAGACAACCAGCTCTGGTTTATCGCCGAGGAACCGGGAACGTACTACGGCCAGTGCGCCGAGCTCTGCTTGGGCGCGCACGCCTACATGCGCTTTCGGGTGATCGCCAGCGACGAGGCCAGCTTTCGGGCGTGGGCCGCGGACTTTCAGGGGGCGGCGCAGACGGTCGCCCAGACGCTCGGCGCCGAGGCCGCAGCCGGCCGCGAGCTCTTTAAAACCAAAGGCTGCGCGACCTGCCACGCGGTCGCGGGCTACGCCGAGGGCCAGAAGGGCCCCGACCTCACCCACTTCGGTCAGCGCACGACGCTCGCCGCCGGTTGGGTCGAGAACACCCCCGAAAACCTCGCTGCGTGGCTTAGGGATCCCCAGGCGATCAAACCGGGCAACTACATGCCCACGCTCTGGGCGCCCGACGACCCCAACCGCGACGCCGAGATCGCCGCTCTGGTCGCCTACTTGCACAGCCTAGGACGCAAAGGCGAGCAGCAGGCGCAGCGGTAA
- the ctaD gene encoding cytochrome c oxidase subunit I, which produces MAIGRHPLPQTPSQRALLKRPTAETGLWSWLTTVDHKRLGILYFLTTFTFFILGSVEAFIIRLQLAAPTQQLVSPDLYNQLFTVHGVTMIFLAVMPLGTAFANYFVPLQIGARDLAFPRLNAFGYWAYVAGGLILYSSFFLGGAPDAGWFAYAPMTLREHSPTAGIDFYVVGLLISGIGTLVTAMNLIVTIINMRAPGMSMMRMPLFPWMMLVTSFLVIFAFPPLTIALIQLLMDRTFGTLFFNPAAGGLPILWQHLFWIFGHPEVYIVILPAFGIISEVIPTFSRKPLFGYPLVVLAGIFIGFMGFAVWSHHMFTTGLGPMANAAFAITSFIIAIPTGVKIFNWIATMWAGRIWFTTAMLFAVAFIFTFTLGGITGIMVAVPPFDAQAQDSYFVVAHFHYVMGGGALLSFFAGIYYWFPKMTGRLLSERLGRWVFALVVGGFHLVFFPQHFLGLNGMPRRIQTYEAGIGWDLYNFISTIGVFVLGAGVLIFIYSLLRDLRHGELAGDDPWDGRTLEWSIPSPPPHYDFADLPVVKDRDPVWLAKHPELVERRDPLSEGADDDADTPNTPDEADLSVHLPGQSWYPFLASVGLFVGGFALIYHNWLLGTLALGFITLCIYAWAFEGVGGTYITIDPERRKTGLAAIAAKQTKGAS; this is translated from the coding sequence ATGGCGATTGGCAGACACCCCCTCCCGCAAACCCCCAGTCAGCGCGCCCTCCTCAAACGCCCAACGGCCGAGACGGGTTTGTGGAGCTGGCTCACCACCGTCGACCACAAACGCCTCGGCATCCTCTACTTTCTGACCACCTTTACCTTTTTTATCCTGGGTAGCGTCGAAGCCTTTATCATCCGCTTGCAGCTCGCCGCCCCCACGCAGCAGCTCGTCTCCCCCGACCTTTACAACCAGCTCTTTACCGTCCACGGCGTGACGATGATCTTTCTCGCCGTCATGCCCCTCGGCACGGCTTTCGCCAACTACTTCGTGCCGCTACAGATCGGCGCGCGCGACCTCGCCTTCCCGCGCCTCAACGCCTTCGGGTACTGGGCGTATGTGGCGGGCGGGCTGATCCTCTACTCGAGCTTTTTTCTGGGGGGCGCCCCTGACGCGGGCTGGTTCGCCTACGCCCCCATGACCCTGCGTGAGCATAGCCCCACCGCCGGCATCGACTTCTACGTCGTCGGCCTTCTCATCAGCGGGATCGGCACGCTCGTGACCGCCATGAACCTGATCGTCACGATCATCAACATGCGCGCTCCGGGGATGAGCATGATGCGCATGCCGCTCTTTCCCTGGATGATGCTGGTGACCTCGTTCCTGGTCATCTTCGCCTTTCCGCCCCTGACGATCGCGCTCATCCAGCTGCTCATGGACCGCACCTTCGGAACGCTCTTTTTCAACCCCGCAGCGGGCGGGCTGCCGATCTTGTGGCAGCACCTCTTCTGGATCTTCGGTCACCCGGAGGTCTACATCGTCATCTTGCCCGCGTTTGGCATTATCAGCGAGGTCATCCCGACGTTTTCGCGCAAACCGCTCTTCGGCTACCCGCTGGTGGTTCTGGCGGGGATCTTCATCGGCTTTATGGGCTTTGCGGTCTGGAGCCACCACATGTTCACCACCGGCCTAGGCCCGATGGCGAACGCCGCCTTTGCCATTACAAGCTTTATCATCGCCATCCCGACCGGGGTCAAGATCTTTAACTGGATCGCCACCATGTGGGCGGGGCGCATCTGGTTCACCACCGCCATGCTCTTCGCCGTCGCCTTTATCTTTACCTTTACGCTGGGGGGCATTACGGGGATCATGGTCGCGGTCCCGCCCTTTGACGCTCAGGCCCAGGACTCGTACTTCGTGGTGGCGCACTTTCACTACGTGATGGGGGGCGGGGCGCTCCTGTCGTTTTTTGCGGGCATCTACTACTGGTTTCCCAAGATGACGGGGCGGCTCCTCAGCGAGCGGCTCGGCCGCTGGGTGTTCGCGCTCGTCGTGGGCGGCTTTCATCTGGTCTTTTTCCCGCAGCACTTTCTCGGCCTCAACGGGATGCCGCGCCGCATCCAGACCTACGAAGCGGGCATCGGTTGGGACCTCTACAACTTCATCTCGACCATCGGGGTCTTTGTCCTCGGGGCGGGCGTGCTCATCTTTATCTACAGCCTGCTGCGCGACCTGCGCCACGGCGAACTCGCCGGCGACGACCCGTGGGACGGGCGGACGCTCGAGTGGAGCATCCCCTCCCCCCCACCGCACTACGACTTCGCCGACCTGCCCGTCGTCAAAGACCGCGACCCCGTTTGGCTCGCCAAGCATCCCGAGCTCGTCGAGCGCCGCGACCCCTTGTCCGAAGGGGCCGACGACGACGCCGACACGCCCAACACCCCCGACGAGGCCGACCTCAGCGTCCACCTCCCGGGGCAGTCGTGGTACCCCTTTCTGGCCTCCGTGGGGCTTTTCGTGGGCGGCTTTGCGCTCATCTACCACAACTGGCTCCTCGGCACCCTGGCGCTCGGCTTTATCACCCTCTGCATCTACGCGTGGGCCTTCGAGGGGGTCGGCGGCACCTACATCACGATCGACCCCGAGCGCCGTAAAACCGGCCTCGCAGCGATCGCAGCCAAACAGACGAAAGGGGCGTCATGA
- a CDS encoding cytochrome c oxidase subunit 3, whose translation MSTLSHTPAAAEHAEHRSTSLSDRKLLMWIFLASDCMFFAALIGTYLVYKGRSLVGPYPTEILDIPLTTISTFVLLMSSFLMVLALHAIRLGDIPKFRLWTLGVCLFGSIFLGFQVYEFSHFVHEGLTLQRNLFGTTFFTLTGTHGIHVSVGVLWLLSLLITSYVRPMSAKDALGVEIAGLYWHFVDIVWIVIFTAVYLVEFI comes from the coding sequence ATGAGCACCCTGTCGCACACCCCGGCGGCGGCGGAACACGCCGAACACCGCAGCACCAGCCTGTCAGACCGCAAGCTCCTGATGTGGATCTTTCTCGCCTCGGACTGCATGTTTTTCGCCGCGCTGATCGGCACCTACTTGGTCTACAAGGGGCGCAGCTTGGTCGGCCCCTACCCGACCGAGATCCTCGACATCCCGCTGACCACCATCAGCACCTTTGTGCTCCTCATGTCGAGCTTTCTCATGGTGCTCGCGCTGCACGCCATCCGCCTAGGCGACATCCCCAAGTTCCGCCTCTGGACGCTCGGGGTCTGCCTCTTCGGCTCCATCTTTTTGGGGTTTCAGGTCTACGAGTTTAGCCACTTCGTCCACGAAGGGCTCACCCTGCAGCGCAACCTCTTCGGTACCACCTTCTTTACCCTGACCGGCACCCACGGCATTCACGTGTCGGTCGGGGTGCTCTGGCTGCTCTCGCTGCTTATCACCTCGTACGTGCGCCCGATGAGCGCCAAAGACGCCCTGGGGGTCGAGATCGCGGGGCTCTACTGGCACTTCGTCGACATCGTCTGGATCGTCATCTTCACCGCCGTCTACTTGGTCGAGTTTATCTAG
- a CDS encoding c-type cytochrome: MHKPEHETSPHKPEGHPEAHGSSVGFYIFVAVVLAIITYIEFALVEHQETWFAWMSRPWLFFWLVVLSAIKFLMVVMFFMHLKQDHRAFTGFFSSGMVIAVGTLAALAALFSVRSIAEAQAPAEPEGAPTEAHGAPHSDPQGDPHGDPHAIGADFGLEDNRDPLERFAHPAPKTQDVTRTELRPTLPGSADGSGAGLGADVLAMTGGALPSASTEDPLVNPTGLIVGESPFPLAEAAPEITLPNFFAADGTPQPLAGTPAEGEATEEAAAPPAETDAAQAEAEQTGTEQPEAAQTDTAPTDATQPDTADTAAAPAETAPAEAGAPLLREVDVSTGEGVYTANCASCHQANGQGLPGAFPPLAGHVPDLALAEGGRDYLVQLLLYGLQGEVGVEGQAYNGVMPAWPQLSDEQIAGVLNYTLSAWDNLERMPEDYPAFTPDDVAAQRDAGLSPADVYERRQALELP, translated from the coding sequence ATGCACAAGCCCGAGCACGAAACCTCGCCGCACAAACCGGAGGGCCACCCCGAGGCGCACGGTAGCAGCGTCGGTTTCTACATCTTCGTCGCGGTGGTGCTCGCGATTATCACCTACATCGAGTTCGCGCTGGTCGAGCACCAAGAGACCTGGTTCGCCTGGATGTCGCGCCCCTGGCTCTTTTTCTGGTTGGTCGTGCTCTCAGCCATCAAGTTCTTGATGGTGGTAATGTTTTTTATGCACCTCAAACAGGACCACCGCGCGTTCACCGGCTTTTTCTCCTCAGGTATGGTCATCGCCGTCGGGACCCTGGCGGCGCTCGCGGCGCTCTTTAGCGTGCGCAGCATCGCCGAAGCGCAGGCGCCGGCCGAACCCGAAGGCGCCCCCACGGAGGCGCACGGGGCGCCTCACAGCGACCCCCAAGGCGACCCCCACGGTGATCCTCACGCCATCGGGGCCGACTTCGGGCTCGAGGACAACCGCGACCCCCTCGAGCGCTTCGCCCACCCCGCACCCAAAACGCAGGACGTCACCCGCACCGAGCTCCGCCCGACCCTCCCGGGCAGCGCAGACGGCAGCGGCGCCGGGCTCGGCGCCGACGTTTTGGCGATGACTGGCGGGGCGCTCCCGAGCGCCTCTACCGAGGACCCGCTGGTCAACCCGACGGGCCTCATCGTCGGCGAGTCCCCCTTCCCGCTCGCCGAAGCGGCCCCCGAGATCACCCTGCCGAACTTTTTCGCGGCCGACGGTACCCCGCAGCCGCTCGCAGGCACCCCAGCCGAGGGCGAGGCCACCGAAGAGGCCGCGGCGCCCCCCGCGGAGACCGACGCCGCGCAGGCTGAGGCCGAACAAACTGGCACCGAACAACCCGAGGCGGCGCAAACCGACACGGCACCAACCGACGCCACGCAACCCGACACCGCAGACACCGCGGCGGCGCCAGCCGAAACCGCCCCCGCCGAGGCGGGCGCGCCTTTGCTGCGCGAGGTCGACGTCAGCACCGGCGAGGGCGTCTACACCGCCAACTGCGCCTCGTGCCACCAGGCCAACGGTCAGGGGCTCCCGGGGGCCTTCCCGCCGCTCGCCGGCCACGTCCCCGACCTCGCGCTCGCCGAGGGCGGCCGCGACTACCTCGTGCAGCTCCTCCTCTACGGCCTCCAAGGGGAAGTCGGGGTCGAGGGCCAAGCCTATAACGGCGTGATGCCCGCTTGGCCGCAGCTCTCCGACGAGCAGATCGCGGGCGTGCTCAACTACACGTTGAGCGCGTGGGACAACCTCGAGCGCATGCCCGAGGACTACCCCGCGTTTACCCCCGACGACGTCGCCGCCCAGCGCGACGCTGGCCTCTCCCCCGCCGACGTCTACGAACGGCGGCAGGCCTTAGAGCTGCCCTGA
- a CDS encoding cytochrome c oxidase assembly protein — MTGRWLLDPVLIGGLVTLALVYALLTGPLRHRLAPGTPYPRRKARFFYAAILALYLTEGSPLHDFAEVYSFSAHMLQHMLLSYLAPSLMLRGLPDWVLRPLLLHPRVKPVAKVLTHPVVAFSVFSLFFSLWHIPVIYEGALRNPALHHLEHVLFFIAALMLWWPLLSPLPELPRLSYAGALVYLFVLPIAQLPVFAAVTFADHAIYPTYASVPHHPFGDAHADQVFGGALMKVGGLFTFGLPFILTFFAWYRQDNPSHYRRRASTP; from the coding sequence ATGACCGGGCGCTGGCTCTTAGACCCCGTGCTGATCGGCGGCCTCGTCACGCTGGCGCTCGTCTACGCCCTCCTCACCGGCCCCTTGCGCCACCGCCTTGCGCCCGGCACCCCCTATCCGCGGCGCAAGGCGCGCTTCTTTTACGCCGCCATCCTCGCGCTCTACCTCACCGAGGGCTCGCCGCTGCACGACTTCGCCGAGGTCTACTCCTTTAGCGCGCACATGCTCCAGCACATGCTCTTAAGCTACCTCGCGCCGAGCCTGATGCTGCGCGGGCTCCCCGACTGGGTCCTGCGCCCTTTGCTCCTGCACCCCCGCGTCAAACCCGTCGCCAAGGTGCTCACCCACCCGGTGGTGGCGTTTTCGGTGTTTAGCCTCTTTTTTTCACTCTGGCACATCCCCGTCATCTACGAGGGGGCGCTCCGGAACCCCGCGCTGCACCACCTCGAGCACGTCCTCTTCTTCATCGCCGCCCTGATGCTCTGGTGGCCGCTCCTCAGCCCGCTGCCCGAGCTGCCGCGCCTCTCGTACGCGGGCGCTTTGGTCTACCTCTTCGTGCTCCCCATCGCCCAGCTGCCCGTATTTGCGGCGGTGACCTTTGCCGATCACGCGATCTACCCCACCTACGCCAGCGTCCCCCATCACCCCTTCGGCGACGCCCACGCCGACCAGGTCTTCGGCGGGGCGCTCATGAAAGTGGGCGGGCTTTTCACCTTTGGGCTCCCCTTTATCCTGACGTTTTTCGCGTGGTACCGGCAGGACAACCCGTCGCACTACCGCAGGCGCGCCTCGACGCCTTGA
- a CDS encoding HAD family hydrolase yields MPVTAIAFDWGGIFTENTFDSSAVRNLARLAGVSEAQLGETYFPLMELFEAGAFDFPEFYRRFVERSGLELDPTRFRETFLGSVVERREMFGVLAAIPAHYTVGMLSNNVPVLCDRVRSDPRMARIEHFIFSNEINVRKPAPEAFAALAKALGRPPEETVFIDDNEANIRACEALGFRGLWLESYEGFAARWQRLLPELPLPAPHGV; encoded by the coding sequence ATGCCCGTGACCGCCATCGCCTTCGACTGGGGAGGCATCTTTACCGAAAACACCTTCGACTCGAGCGCCGTGCGCAACCTCGCCCGCCTCGCCGGGGTCAGCGAGGCGCAGCTCGGCGAGACCTACTTCCCGCTGATGGAGCTTTTCGAGGCGGGCGCCTTTGACTTCCCCGAGTTTTACCGCCGCTTCGTGGAGCGTTCTGGGCTCGAGCTAGACCCCACCCGGTTTCGCGAGACCTTTTTGGGTTCGGTCGTGGAGCGCCGCGAGATGTTTGGGGTCCTCGCCGCCATCCCCGCGCACTACACCGTCGGCATGCTCTCGAATAACGTTCCCGTGCTCTGCGACCGCGTGCGGAGCGACCCGCGGATGGCGAGGATCGAGCACTTCATCTTTTCAAACGAGATCAACGTGCGCAAACCCGCGCCCGAAGCGTTCGCCGCTCTTGCCAAAGCGCTCGGCCGCCCCCCCGAGGAGACGGTCTTTATCGACGACAACGAGGCCAACATCCGCGCGTGCGAGGCGCTCGGCTTTCGGGGGCTCTGGCTCGAGTCCTACGAGGGTTTTGCGGCGCGGTGGCAGCGCCTGTTGCCCGAGCTGCCCCTCCCGGCGCCGCACGGGGTATGA